The following proteins come from a genomic window of Candidatus Leptovillus gracilis:
- a CDS encoding VWA domain-containing protein, with protein MNFTTPLALLLLLLTPYLVWLGWPRSARFVSRHWREWVSLGLRLLIFVLLVLALAGLQLVRAADDLAVVFLVDASDSISPAQAAQAEAFVRDAITTMGPNDQAAVIVFGSNALVERPMSGLAELGPISSVPQRLQTDLAEAVRLGMALFPAGHGRRLVILSDGATTVGDAEAAAKLAAAAGVQIDYVPLLREAATAEALLTQVSAPTRISQGETFRLDVTAESTADMPAMLRVLAGGRIVYEEAVQLRRGVNNFAVRLRAAEQEFARYRVQLTPSEDTYFQNNELAAFTEITGPPRVLLVANEDSLANDGSPRPDESPQIKLALEATGLQVDRVTPATLPSNLADLSSYASVVLVDVNAKDLTTRKMEALQTYVRDLGGGLVVVGGPESYGMGGYFKTPLEEVLPVEMQIKDQERFPSVSIVIVIDRSGSMSMEEGGVQKIQLAAEGAARVVELLKDFDEITVLPVDTQVSNPIGPLSASERERAIGLIRQISAGGGGIYVRTSLEAAAEALAGSTNQVKHIILLADGADSEQKEGVPELIDALTADGVTISTVSIGQGPDTAWLQEMARRGNGRFHFTDRAANLPQIFTQETTAIQRSYLVEERFFPELVSSSPILAGITAVPPLYGYVGTSPKSTAQVILKTHLDDPLLAAWQYGLGRTVAWTSDATGRWGTEWVQWAGFPAFWAQAVRWTVDPERDSNVETAVAFDGAMARLTVDARADGDYLNNVTMTANVVDPDGVVSNLVLEQVAPGQYQAGFTPTQDGAYFIRVDGRSAAGDSVVGQTGGWVLGYSPEYQQFAAQPERLAALAVLGGGQDVTELGTAVFVHNIVGEATTRPVWPWLVLTAVLLLPLDIAVRRLVITRRDWQRAWAATFGRWRPPVQPAAQTEQVSRLFQAKERAGTTRPSPTTPVQDSANQWSAAAAKKEENEGERPLPTPPTPEAPKSASSAIPAPDSLAARLLDKKRQQNPPSGS; from the coding sequence GTGAATTTTACGACGCCTCTGGCGCTTCTCCTGCTTTTATTAACTCCCTACCTGGTATGGCTTGGCTGGCCCCGGTCGGCGCGGTTTGTCTCGCGCCATTGGCGCGAATGGGTCAGCCTGGGGCTGCGCCTGCTGATTTTTGTCTTGTTGGTGCTGGCGCTGGCCGGTTTGCAGTTGGTGCGCGCCGCCGATGATCTGGCGGTGGTTTTTCTGGTAGACGCTTCCGACTCCATCAGCCCGGCGCAGGCGGCGCAGGCAGAAGCCTTTGTGCGCGACGCCATCACCACGATGGGGCCAAACGACCAGGCGGCGGTGATTGTCTTTGGTTCCAATGCCCTGGTGGAACGGCCGATGAGCGGCCTGGCGGAATTAGGCCCCATTTCCTCTGTGCCGCAGCGCTTGCAGACCGACCTGGCCGAAGCAGTTCGCCTGGGCATGGCGTTGTTTCCGGCGGGACACGGCCGTCGCCTGGTCATCCTGAGCGATGGGGCCACAACCGTGGGCGATGCGGAAGCGGCGGCGAAGCTGGCCGCCGCCGCCGGGGTGCAAATTGATTACGTGCCGCTGCTGCGCGAAGCCGCCACCGCCGAAGCCCTGCTCACCCAGGTGAGTGCGCCTACGCGCATTAGCCAGGGCGAAACCTTTCGCCTGGACGTGACCGCCGAAAGCACGGCCGACATGCCAGCGATGCTGCGGGTGTTGGCCGGCGGCCGTATTGTCTACGAAGAGGCGGTGCAGCTCCGGCGCGGCGTCAATAATTTTGCCGTGCGCCTGCGCGCCGCGGAACAAGAATTCGCCCGTTACCGGGTGCAGCTTACTCCCAGTGAAGACACCTACTTCCAAAACAACGAACTGGCCGCTTTTACCGAAATCACCGGGCCGCCGCGTGTGCTGCTGGTCGCCAACGAAGATTCCCTGGCCAATGATGGCTCACCGCGCCCGGATGAATCGCCCCAGATTAAACTGGCGCTGGAAGCTACCGGCCTGCAAGTAGACCGGGTAACGCCGGCCACGCTGCCCAGCAACCTGGCCGACCTGAGCAGCTACGCCAGCGTGGTGCTGGTAGACGTAAACGCCAAAGATCTGACCACGCGCAAAATGGAAGCCCTGCAAACTTACGTGCGCGATTTAGGCGGTGGTTTGGTGGTGGTGGGCGGGCCAGAAAGTTATGGCATGGGCGGCTATTTTAAAACGCCGCTGGAAGAGGTGCTGCCGGTGGAGATGCAGATCAAAGACCAGGAGCGCTTCCCATCGGTCAGCATTGTGATTGTGATAGACCGCTCTGGCAGCATGAGTATGGAAGAAGGGGGCGTGCAAAAGATTCAACTGGCGGCCGAAGGGGCCGCGCGGGTGGTGGAGCTGCTCAAAGATTTCGACGAGATTACGGTACTGCCGGTGGATACGCAGGTCAGCAATCCGATTGGGCCGCTGTCGGCCAGCGAACGAGAGAGGGCCATCGGCCTGATCCGGCAGATTAGCGCCGGCGGCGGGGGCATTTATGTGCGCACCAGTCTGGAAGCGGCGGCTGAGGCGCTGGCGGGCAGCACCAATCAGGTGAAACACATCATTCTGCTGGCCGATGGGGCGGATTCAGAGCAAAAAGAGGGTGTGCCGGAATTGATTGATGCGCTCACGGCTGATGGAGTGACGATTAGCACAGTGAGCATTGGGCAGGGGCCGGATACGGCGTGGTTGCAGGAGATGGCGCGGCGAGGCAACGGCCGTTTCCATTTCACCGACCGCGCCGCCAACCTGCCGCAAATTTTTACGCAGGAAACGACGGCGATTCAGCGCAGCTACCTGGTTGAAGAGCGATTCTTCCCGGAACTGGTCAGCAGCAGCCCTATTTTGGCGGGCATTACGGCCGTGCCGCCACTGTATGGCTATGTCGGAACCAGTCCCAAATCTACCGCCCAGGTCATTCTGAAAACCCACCTGGACGACCCGCTGCTGGCGGCCTGGCAGTATGGCCTGGGGCGTACCGTGGCCTGGACCTCGGACGCTACCGGGCGCTGGGGCACGGAATGGGTGCAGTGGGCCGGTTTCCCAGCGTTTTGGGCGCAGGCGGTGCGCTGGACGGTTGATCCGGAGCGAGACAGTAATGTGGAGACGGCCGTTGCCTTCGACGGCGCTATGGCTCGCCTGACGGTGGATGCCCGCGCTGATGGCGATTATCTGAACAACGTTACCATGACGGCCAACGTGGTAGACCCGGACGGCGTGGTGAGCAATCTGGTGTTGGAGCAGGTGGCTCCGGGCCAGTACCAGGCAGGGTTTACGCCGACGCAGGATGGCGCCTATTTTATTCGCGTAGACGGCCGTTCGGCGGCTGGCGACAGTGTGGTGGGGCAGACAGGCGGCTGGGTGTTGGGCTATTCGCCGGAGTACCAGCAGTTTGCCGCCCAGCCAGAACGGTTGGCCGCGTTGGCGGTGCTGGGCGGCGGCCAGGACGTGACGGAATTGGGCACGGCCGTGTTTGTCCACAACATCGTCGGCGAAGCGACCACGCGGCCGGTCTGGCCCTGGCTGGTGTTAACGGCCGTGCTGCTGCTGCCGCTGGATATTGCCGTGCGCCGCCTGGTCATTACCCGGCGCGATTGGCAGCGAGCCTGGGCGGCGACTTTTGGCCGTTGGCGGCCGCCGGTACAACCGGCGGCGCAGACGGAGCAGGTGTCGCGTTTGTTCCAGGCGAAAGAGCGGGCGGGCACGACACGGCCGTCGCCAACGACCCCTGTACAAGATTCGGCCAATCAGTGGTCCGCGGCGGCAGCCAAAAAAGAAGAGAATGAGGGGGAACGGCCGCTGCCAACGCCGCCAACCCCCGAAGCGCCTAAATCTGCTTCCTCTGCCATACCCGCGCCAGATTCATTGGCCGCCCGTCTGCTGGACAAAAAGCGACAGCAAAATCCCCCTTCTGGATCGTAA
- a CDS encoding S8 family serine peptidase, with the protein MKRVFVLTAVLLALVVAFSSSAATHDTTLIVQAENVATAVSVAKEYGGQVDEVLGIINAVSVSIPSGQVAALKADQRVTVFADDLVSSASAKLKKPKEPAPSTTFPLVVGADSVWEAGIDGSGVTVAVVDSGIAKMAWNNGRVLKTYNAVDDGLQNQKDPYGHGTMMSSLIGNDAEYKKNAIGIAPGADFVNVRVLDDEGKGYYTDIIEGLDWILQNKDAYNIRVVNLSIVGGVSSPYWADPINQAVEVLWDEGIVVVVAAGNGGVEPLTIAAPGNDPFVITVGAFTDNYTWEDESDDYVTPFSGAGPTEVGFVKPDVVAPGAHVLVQVKQNSYWALAHPDAQVQGKHYQIAGTSAATAVTSGVVALMLEANPDLTPNQVKYALMNSARPAVYSDGALAWSILQQGAGRVDAATAVLNPPIGEANVGMVVGEPYVGPIVYRDGAFIVVDENGEQIPETAGYSWSGGYSWSGGYSWSGGYSWSGGYSWSGGYSWSGGYSWSGSTDWQPLAAGDVWQSGYSWSGGYSWSGGYSWSGGYSWSGGYSWSGGYSWSGLADDES; encoded by the coding sequence ATGAAGCGAGTATTCGTTTTAACAGCAGTGTTACTCGCCCTGGTTGTTGCTTTTAGTTCCTCGGCAGCGACCCACGACACCACCCTGATTGTGCAAGCGGAAAATGTGGCGACGGCCGTGTCCGTAGCCAAGGAGTATGGCGGCCAGGTTGATGAGGTCTTGGGCATCATCAACGCCGTTTCTGTGAGCATTCCCAGTGGGCAGGTGGCCGCTTTGAAGGCCGACCAACGAGTAACAGTTTTTGCGGATGATCTGGTGTCTTCGGCCAGCGCAAAACTCAAGAAACCCAAAGAGCCAGCGCCGTCAACCACCTTCCCCCTGGTAGTAGGCGCAGATAGCGTCTGGGAGGCAGGGATTGATGGGTCAGGTGTTACCGTTGCCGTCGTAGATTCTGGCATTGCCAAGATGGCCTGGAACAATGGGCGTGTCTTGAAGACGTATAACGCTGTTGACGACGGGCTGCAAAATCAGAAAGACCCCTATGGTCATGGAACCATGATGTCCAGCCTGATTGGCAATGATGCGGAATACAAGAAGAATGCAATTGGTATCGCCCCAGGCGCAGATTTTGTCAATGTGCGTGTCTTAGACGATGAGGGCAAAGGCTATTACACCGACATCATCGAAGGGTTGGACTGGATTTTGCAAAACAAGGATGCCTACAACATCCGCGTAGTGAATCTGTCCATCGTCGGTGGCGTCAGCAGCCCGTATTGGGCTGATCCCATCAACCAGGCGGTTGAGGTTCTGTGGGATGAGGGTATTGTGGTGGTGGTGGCGGCCGGTAACGGCGGCGTAGAACCGCTGACCATCGCAGCCCCTGGCAATGATCCCTTTGTGATCACTGTTGGCGCTTTTACGGATAATTACACCTGGGAAGATGAGAGTGATGATTACGTCACGCCATTCAGCGGGGCCGGCCCCACGGAAGTTGGCTTTGTTAAACCCGACGTGGTAGCTCCAGGCGCGCATGTATTGGTACAGGTGAAGCAGAACAGCTATTGGGCCCTGGCGCACCCTGATGCGCAGGTGCAGGGCAAGCATTATCAGATAGCCGGGACGTCGGCGGCAACGGCCGTTACCAGTGGCGTCGTGGCGTTGATGCTAGAAGCCAACCCCGACCTGACGCCCAATCAGGTGAAATACGCGCTGATGAACTCGGCCCGGCCGGCCGTGTATAGTGATGGCGCCCTGGCCTGGAGTATTTTACAGCAAGGGGCAGGGCGGGTGGATGCGGCAACGGCCGTGTTGAATCCGCCGATTGGCGAAGCCAATGTGGGCATGGTCGTTGGTGAGCCTTACGTTGGCCCCATCGTCTACCGCGACGGTGCGTTCATTGTCGTAGATGAAAATGGCGAACAGATCCCCGAAACGGCCGGCTATTCCTGGTCTGGCGGTTATTCCTGGTCTGGTGGCTACTCCTGGTCCGGCGGCTATTCGTGGAGCGGCGGCTACTCGTGGTCTGGTGGTTATTCCTGGAGCGGCGGCTACTCCTGGTCTGGTTCAACTGACTGGCAACCTTTAGCAGCCGGCGATGTTTGGCAGAGCGGTTACTCCTGGTCGGGTGGCTATTCCTGGAGTGGTGGTTATTCCTGGTCCGGCGGTTACTCCTGGAGCGGCGGTTACTCCTGGTCTGGTGGTTATTCCTGGTCTGGGCTGGCTGATGATGAATCGTAG
- a CDS encoding putative DNA binding domain-containing protein, producing the protein MLKNKPGQRLAYLPYADTELLAECLVALANGDGGLIVMGVDDEGRPSGTIWEEEAEGALRQAATMCRPPVPTQWQPVEQGAERLVGIYVPRSTELHSLHDGRVLVRSGSDNRPLSGDEIRSLSNSKSSAEFETEPVPGARPSDLDTAVVRDYLDRREGRGAGKVSSTDELLFEIGAIDRDGSPTTTGILLFGRNPQAFFPQSGVVFVRFPGTEPRGEDGGIGYGRRDEIAGPIARVVERAWNVIFEEMRVGAQVSQLVREELTEYPRFAVREALVNAIAHRDYRIKGRRIEVRMYADRLEIISPGGLPGYMTIDNLVEEHFSRNPRLVNGLYQWGYIEELGLGIDQMIEEMVQAGHPPPQFRATPHLFTVTLSNKRERAAPPKWTRSMNERQTRALNFIRENGSITNREYRELCPDVSAETLRLDMVDLVERGVLLKIGSKKGTYYILK; encoded by the coding sequence CTTGCTTATTTGCCTTATGCGGATACAGAGCTGCTGGCGGAGTGCCTGGTGGCTCTGGCGAATGGTGATGGCGGGTTGATTGTGATGGGCGTGGACGATGAGGGACGGCCGTCTGGCACAATTTGGGAAGAAGAGGCGGAAGGGGCGCTGCGTCAGGCTGCCACCATGTGCCGCCCGCCTGTGCCCACCCAATGGCAGCCAGTGGAACAAGGCGCGGAACGGTTGGTGGGCATTTACGTCCCGCGCAGCACAGAACTACACAGCCTGCACGACGGCCGTGTCCTGGTGCGCAGCGGCAGCGACAACCGTCCCTTGTCTGGCGACGAAATTCGCAGCCTGTCTAACAGCAAAAGCTCGGCTGAGTTTGAGACGGAGCCGGTTCCCGGCGCACGGCCGTCTGACCTGGATACGGCCGTTGTGCGCGACTACCTGGATCGGCGCGAAGGGCGCGGCGCTGGCAAAGTCTCATCCACCGACGAGCTGCTGTTTGAGATTGGGGCCATAGACCGCGACGGCAGCCCAACGACGACCGGCATTTTGCTGTTTGGGCGCAACCCCCAGGCCTTTTTTCCGCAGAGCGGTGTGGTGTTTGTGCGCTTTCCGGGCACCGAACCGAGGGGCGAAGATGGGGGGATTGGTTACGGCCGTCGTGACGAAATCGCCGGCCCCATCGCCCGCGTGGTTGAACGCGCCTGGAATGTCATCTTCGAGGAAATGCGCGTCGGCGCGCAAGTCAGCCAGTTAGTGCGGGAAGAACTGACCGAATATCCCCGTTTTGCCGTGCGCGAAGCCCTGGTCAACGCTATCGCCCATCGAGATTACCGCATCAAAGGGCGGCGCATTGAAGTACGCATGTACGCCGACCGGTTGGAAATCATCAGCCCCGGCGGACTGCCCGGCTATATGACCATAGACAATCTGGTTGAAGAGCATTTTTCGCGCAATCCGCGCCTGGTAAACGGGCTGTATCAATGGGGCTATATCGAGGAATTAGGGCTGGGCATAGACCAGATGATCGAGGAAATGGTGCAGGCCGGTCATCCACCGCCGCAGTTCCGGGCCACGCCCCATCTGTTCACCGTTACCTTATCCAACAAGCGCGAGCGCGCCGCCCCGCCCAAGTGGACGCGCAGCATGAACGAGCGACAAACCCGCGCCCTGAACTTCATCCGTGAAAATGGCAGCATTACCAACCGGGAGTACCGCGAATTGTGCCCCGACGTTTCCGCCGAGACACTGCGCCTGGACATGGTAGACCTGGTGGAACGGGGCGTTTTGCTGAAAATTGGCTCAAAAAAGGGTACCTATTACATTTTGAAATGA